CGGCCGCATTAGCGGCTGACGTTCCTTGACTCATCAACATGAAGAAATTATAGAAACCGCCGCCTGCAGCGCCTTTTCCATCTCCTTCATACCCTGAAAGCTGAGCTGTATTAGAACCTTCCGCTGCTCTGGTGTCGGTTTTAATCACCATAATATTAGCCACAGCATCGACGCCATCATTTGTGTCTCCGTCACCATTACCATCCAACGCAAACTGAAGATCTGTCCTCAGAACAGAGATATCGCCATATATCCCATCTCTAAGCTCTGCTACCGTTTCTTCATTACCCATAAACAGGTCTCGAGTATCATCATCAACAACAACACCTGTCGGAATTACAAAGCCGATTCCCGTCCAGCCCCGGTTTTTTATATATTCAAATAACAAATCCGAGCCTGCCGTTTGGCGAGCACTTTCGGCATTTTCAAATGCATCCACATGAAACGCCGTATTACTGCTGATCTTATAATCCACTGTACTCAGGTTCATGGAAGTCACACCAACAAGGGTTATCACCAATAGAAACAACAAGCCTGTGACCAGTATATAACCGCTCTGACGATTATAATTATTTATGAAATCACTATTAATATTCATTCTCGACTCCGGTTACGAATCTGAATAACTCGGGAATACTGTTTACGATGAAATGCCTGATCCGCTGCTGCAATAACTGTGCTAGCCGCTCCACTCACCATATACCCATCATGGATATAGCTTTTACTGTCAGTATAGTTCGCCTCTACATCTGGGGAGCGAGTCAACAGAGAGAAGCGTACCGTTTGCACCTCGGTCCAGTCAGGAACAGTGTCAGCTGAATCAAAACGGTCCACATTGCCATCGTTATCACTGTCGCTACCATACTGAAATTGTAGCGTTTCAACATTCTCAATGAGCGGCTCTAAGGTAAGCTGAGTCGCGTTCTGCGAGTTTTTATGGATGGTTTGCCTCACAAGTGTGGGAATACCATCATCACAGGCTCCATTGATATTACTACAGGGGCTGATAAAGAAAGTCTCAATCACAAAGGGGTAGATAACCCAACCATCTACAATCGGATACGTCCCTGAGACATCGCTGCTACCCACAAACATTGTCGCTCCAGAGCCCGTCCTTGAACGAACATACAAGCGGCCATTATCATCGCCTGCCGAGTGATCATCGGCCATACCACTGGTTCCAGAATACTTAAGCGTCAATAAATCTGTGCCCGCCAAATACTGTCCTGCAGCAATGCAGCCGGAAGGAAAGCCTGCAACTCCAGCAATAGCCGCTGCGCCTTCATAGCCACGAACACTTGCATCTAAGTCAGTTACCCAGGCACCGTCGCAATTTCCGACAGCGGTAATCAGGCCTGGGGCCGTATTAACTTCTTTAACTTCAACGCCACCCCAATGGTCAGCCATGGTGATACTCTGGGCCAGAAAGTCAGTAGCAAAACGACCGCCCTCTTGCATCGCACCTATATTTGATACCGCACGATTGGCAACCTGACTCGAGACGACCACTGCTATCAACCCTGCCATCAAGATCAATCCCATCGCCATCGCTACCATTAACTCGATCAATGACAGACCTTGCTGATAGTCTCTTGAAAAATGAGTTCTTTGAATACCTTTCATAACACTGTCCTAAGGTTCTATCCGTATCGCATAAGTTTTAGCAACCGTATCATCAGAGCCATCACCGTCAGCGTCATTAGCATCCGGACTCTTTTCACTCCAGCTCACTGTAATATTGAATGCATCGCCATTTCTGGCAATAGTGCCCACGCCATTGGTTAATTGATCTACTGCGGCCAGCCAGTCAGTCAAGTCTTTGCCGGCAATCTCAGCAGGGGTACAGCCTGTACTGCAATCTTTATCAGCATCATTAGCCACACTGTCATAGGTAGTACCATCAATCGCATGCCTTCGATTTGCCCTAATCCTGTCTGC
The genomic region above belongs to Amphritea japonica ATCC BAA-1530 and contains:
- a CDS encoding PilX N-terminal domain-containing pilus assembly protein; translation: MNINSDFINNYNRQSGYILVTGLLFLLVITLVGVTSMNLSTVDYKISSNTAFHVDAFENAESARQTAGSDLLFEYIKNRGWTGIGFVIPTGVVVDDDTRDLFMGNEETVAELRDGIYGDISVLRTDLQFALDGNGDGDTNDGVDAVANIMVIKTDTRAAEGSNTAQLSGYEGDGKGAAGGGFYNFFMLMSQGTSAANAAATTSTDYRYVN
- a CDS encoding PilW family protein, encoding MKGIQRTHFSRDYQQGLSLIELMVAMAMGLILMAGLIAVVVSSQVANRAVSNIGAMQEGGRFATDFLAQSITMADHWGGVEVKEVNTAPGLITAVGNCDGAWVTDLDASVRGYEGAAAIAGVAGFPSGCIAAGQYLAGTDLLTLKYSGTSGMADDHSAGDDNGRLYVRSRTGSGATMFVGSSDVSGTYPIVDGWVIYPFVIETFFISPCSNINGACDDGIPTLVRQTIHKNSQNATQLTLEPLIENVETLQFQYGSDSDNDGNVDRFDSADTVPDWTEVQTVRFSLLTRSPDVEANYTDSKSYIHDGYMVSGAASTVIAAADQAFHRKQYSRVIQIRNRSRE
- the pilV gene encoding type IV pilus modification protein PilV, which gives rise to MNLPAHKVKGFTVERGFSLLEVLIALVVFSISLLGLALMQNTSMQGLAGSSQLSDAVFLAEDMADRIRANRRHAIDGTTYDSVANDADKDCSTGCTPAEIAGKDLTDWLAAVDQLTNGVGTIARNGDAFNITVSWSEKSPDANDADGDGSDDTVAKTYAIRIEP